The window ACTTGGGTTCCACAAACGTTGTGAACCTGATGCAGTCCCCCGACTTTGGTAAATCAATTGAAGCCATGGTCCGCGCTCTCACCTTTGTGACGGACATCAGCAATATCAACACCGTACCTTCGATTCGCCACGGTAATGAACTTAGTCATTCGATTGGCCTAGGAGCAATGGGATTACATTCTTACTTTGCCCTACATCACATGTACTACGGTTCACCCGAATCAATCGAATTTACCAGCATCTACTTCATGCTCTTAAACTACTGGAGTTTAGTTGCTTCTAATCAGTTAGCCCGCGAACGGGGGAAAACTTTCCACAATTTTGACAAGAGTAAGTATGCCGACGGCAGTTACTTTGATAAGTACACCCAACAAGATTGGGGACCCACTTCTGACCGGGTTAAGGAACTATTTAAGGATACCTTTATTCCAAGCCCAGCAGACTGGGAAGAACTAAAATTGGCCGTAATGCGGGATGGCTTGTACCACCAAAACCGGTTAGCCGTTGCACCCAACGGATCGACATCTTACATCGGTGATGCCACGGCAAGTTTGGCGCCCATCGTTAGCCGAATTGAAGAACGACAAGAGGCCAAGATTGGAACCATCTTCTACCCCGCTCCCTACCTGTCTAACGACACTATCAAGTACTACGAGTCGGCTTATGATGTTGACATGCGCAAGGAAATCGACATTTACGCAGCAGCTCAACAACACGTTGACCAAAGTCTTAGTATGACCATGTTCATGCGGTCCACGATTCCAGAAGGCATGTATGAGTGGAAAAACGGACGGGACGAAAAAATGTCGACCCGGGACCTCACGATTCTGCGGAACTACGCTCATCACAAGGGAATTAAGTCGATTTACTACGTCCGGACGTTTACCGATAACAACGATACCATCGGGGCCAATGAGTGTGAAAGTTGTGTAATTTAGGAGGGGAAAAGTTCATGGATTTAAACAAAGTATTAACCGGAAAATGGGAAGGTAATTACGACGCCATCAACTGGAACGAAGTTTCCGACGAGATTGATAAGGCGACCTGGCACAAACTAACGGAACAGTTCTGGCTCGATACCCGGGTGCCGGTATCCAACGACTTAAAGGATTGGCGCGAACTAGATGATGATCACAAATGGTTGGTCGGTCACGTCTTTGGGGGGTTAACCCTCTTAGATACACTTCAATCCCAAGACGGAATGGCCGCTCTGCGGCTTAACGCCAAGACCCAACATGAAATTGCGGTGTTAAATAACATCCAGTTCATGGAATCAGTCCACGCCAAGAGTTACTCCACCATTTTCTCAACCCTGAACACCCCGAAGGAAATTACCGAGATTTTTGCGTGGAGTGACTCAGAAGAATTTCTGCAAAACAAAACGAAACGCATCTATACCCTCTACCACGACGATGAAAGTCCTTTGAAAAAGAAGATTTCCAGTGTCTTTTTGGAAACCTTCCTCTTTTACTCTGGTTTCTTTACGCCGCTCTGGTACCTGGGTCACAACAAATTAACCAACGTGGCCGAAATCATCAAGTTGATTATCCGGGACGAATCAGTGCATGGAACTTACATCGGTTACAAGTTCCAAACCGAGTTTAACCAGCTCTCAGACAACGAGCAACAAGAACTCAAGGACTGGATGTACAGCTTCCTGTATGACCTCTACGAAAACGAAGAGAAGTATACCCACCTCTTGTACGACGAAGTCGGCTGGACGGACAAGGTTTTGACCTTCATCCGTTACAACGCCAACAAGGCGCTCATGAACCTCGGTCAGGATCCAATGTTTCCTGATACTGCCGAAGACGTGAACCCCGTGGTTATGAATGGAATCTCCACTTCAACCGTGAACCACGACTTCTTCTCTGAGGTCGGTAATGGCTACCGGCTCGGAAATGTCGAAGCCATGAGTGACGAAGATTACAAGATTGATTCTTGGGAAAATAAACATAAGCAAGATTAAGCATCTTAAACAAAAAGCTGTCACCCAATTGGGTGACAGCTTTTTTCGTGTACTAATTTTTGTACTTCTCGTAGTTTTCCTTGATGAAATCCGCCGAATTTTGCAATTTGGCCAGTTCTGCATCCGTCAATTGCAACGGCACGTCGGTAATCACACCGTCACGTCCGACAATCACCGGATGAGACAGGTATACGTCGTATTCGGGACGATAATTCGACACTGGCAAGACGGTTTTAGCGTCTGACAAGACTACGTTCGCTAACCGAACGGCCGCCGTTGCTACCCCATAGTTGGTGTAACCCTTCCCCTTGAAGACCGCATAACCACCGTGCCGGGCTTCGTTATCCAAAGCTTCCAAATCAAGGCCCTTAGTTTCTGCCAACTCCGTTAGTGGTTGGTCTAGAGCGCGGACCGTCGACCAAGCGGTAAACTGGGAGTTTCCGTGTTCACCCAGGTTGTAACCCGTCACAGACCGTGAATCAATACCGAGTTTTTCGGCAACCGCGCGTTTCATCCGAGCGGAATCCAATAAAGTCCCCGTTCCAATCACGTGTTTCTTCGGTAATCCCGTGATTTGTTGGTACAACTGGGTAATCACGTCCACCGGATTAGTAATCGCAATGATGATACCATTAAAGCCGGAATCCCGAATCCGCGGGGCCACTTCTTTGACCTGTTCACTGTTATAAGCTAATTCGGAAAACCGATCTTCATTGGCCCCGTCGTTTAAGCGGATGTTTCCCAGGGCAGAAATAATGACATTCGCATCCTTTAAAGCCGCGTAATCATTCGCCGTAATGTTGGTGTGAAACGGTAAATTGGGCATGGCTTCGCGAAAGTCAATCGCATCCGCAGTAACCTTGGCCTCGTTCTTATCGATTAAGACCAGGTCATCCGCAAACCCGTTGGCCACGATGTAGTGGGCCACCGTAGAACCAACGTGTCCCATTCCAATTACTCCAATTTTTCGTGTCATAAAAATCCCTCCCGTTCGTTGTTGCATATTTTAACACAAAGTTAAGTTTTTACCATTATTTTTTTAATAATTTTGCAATTTGTTCGATATCCGCTGGCGTAGTCCGGCAGCAACCGCCAATAATGTTCGCACTTGCAGCCAACCAATCCGGTACTACATCAGCGAAGGTCTGGGGATGTTCGACCGCCGTCCAGGTTTTGGTTGCTGGATCGTAAATGTCACCCGGATTAGGATAAACAACCAGCGGTTTTTGCGTGACTTGGCGCATTAATTTCAACGCTGGCAGGACGTTGGCAAAAGACGTGCAGTTAATGCCAATCCCACTCGCCGCCTGTGAATGGTCCAACCACCCTGCAACCACGTCTAACGGCGTTCCATCGCTAAGGTGATAAGGATCCTTGATACTCAAGCTAATCCAGGTCGGGACTAAATTAGATTGCTGCGCCAGAATCGTAGTTAAGGCCTGGACCTCCGCAAAGCTGGGAATCGTATCAACCGACAGTAAATCTACTCCGGCATCCATTAGCGTTTGAATCTTTTCCGTGTGAAAGGCTTCGTATTCATCAGGACTTAACTGGTAGTCTCCCGTGTATTCGGAACCATCTGCTAGATAAGCCCCATACGGTCCCACGCAGCCGGCCACGAGACCATCCGGTTTAACGTTGTCACGCGCTTGTTGGGCTAACCGAACCCCCAGGCGAATCAAGTCCAACGCCGCTTCTTTTTCAATGCCGACTTTCGCGAAGGCCGCCACGTTGGCTTGATAAGTATCGGTGATGGCAATCTCTGCCCCCGCCCGGAAGTAACT of the Fructilactobacillus cliffordii genome contains:
- the mmuM gene encoding homocysteine S-methyltransferase gives rise to the protein MSQTNLITASLETPVVLDGAMGTELEKRGVKTNDALWSANAPLTDPDAIYDVHASYFRAGAEIAITDTYQANVAAFAKVGIEKEAALDLIRLGVRLAQQARDNVKPDGLVAGCVGPYGAYLADGSEYTGDYQLSPDEYEAFHTEKIQTLMDAGVDLLSVDTIPSFAEVQALTTILAQQSNLVPTWISLSIKDPYHLSDGTPLDVVAGWLDHSQAASGIGINCTSFANVLPALKLMRQVTQKPLVVYPNPGDIYDPATKTWTAVEHPQTFADVVPDWLAASANIIGGCCRTTPADIEQIAKLLKK
- the nrdF gene encoding class 1b ribonucleoside-diphosphate reductase subunit beta produces the protein MDLNKVLTGKWEGNYDAINWNEVSDEIDKATWHKLTEQFWLDTRVPVSNDLKDWRELDDDHKWLVGHVFGGLTLLDTLQSQDGMAALRLNAKTQHEIAVLNNIQFMESVHAKSYSTIFSTLNTPKEITEIFAWSDSEEFLQNKTKRIYTLYHDDESPLKKKISSVFLETFLFYSGFFTPLWYLGHNKLTNVAEIIKLIIRDESVHGTYIGYKFQTEFNQLSDNEQQELKDWMYSFLYDLYENEEKYTHLLYDEVGWTDKVLTFIRYNANKALMNLGQDPMFPDTAEDVNPVVMNGISTSTVNHDFFSEVGNGYRLGNVEAMSDEDYKIDSWENKHKQD
- a CDS encoding L-lactate dehydrogenase, translated to MTRKIGVIGMGHVGSTVAHYIVANGFADDLVLIDKNEAKVTADAIDFREAMPNLPFHTNITANDYAALKDANVIISALGNIRLNDGANEDRFSELAYNSEQVKEVAPRIRDSGFNGIIIAITNPVDVITQLYQQITGLPKKHVIGTGTLLDSARMKRAVAEKLGIDSRSVTGYNLGEHGNSQFTAWSTVRALDQPLTELAETKGLDLEALDNEARHGGYAVFKGKGYTNYGVATAAVRLANVVLSDAKTVLPVSNYRPEYDVYLSHPVIVGRDGVITDVPLQLTDAELAKLQNSADFIKENYEKYKN